The following are encoded in a window of Chlamydiales bacterium STE3 genomic DNA:
- a CDS encoding RNA polymerase sigma-54 factor (Product derived from UniProtKB/Swiss-Prot:P24695;Gene name derived from UniProtKB/Swiss-Prot:P24695), giving the protein MSYPIFLRQQLTPEQSLKQTQRLMMTPEMQQAIHFLQLPVQELATLIDAEIEQNPILEYSIEDEANEEENWEEETVDQTEEKEIDFDEYNLEILKQLDEDFRDHFSESGPYIKDREEDKKKNYLESSIPQKLSLYDCLMIQAKEVFVDDQLHMAEAVIGYLDNKGFLNHTLAEIAALFEFNEKDLKEVLKVIQTFEPSGVGATHLQESLLIQLTRLHKESSLAYRLVEDHFADLIHNRIPNIQKQLRCTAKEIRQAIEKDVAKLDLHPGMAYSKEITPYITPDAQIHQEGESLIVYVNDDTISPLRLNSKYLKLLEDPHLPPETKQFIKLKILSARWLVKNISQRNDTIRRIAEAIASRQRQFFIDPNGRLMPLTMKMLANELDLHESTIARAVSNKYIATPRGILPIRYFFSNTYVSDEGEDISANTVKEVLAEIVKNEDKSRPLSDQAISKLIKLRGISCARRTIAKYRAELNIGNASQRKRF; this is encoded by the coding sequence ATGTCTTACCCCATTTTCTTAAGACAGCAACTTACCCCGGAGCAGAGCTTAAAGCAAACCCAGCGCTTGATGATGACCCCAGAAATGCAGCAAGCGATCCATTTTCTACAGCTACCAGTTCAGGAACTTGCGACTTTAATTGATGCCGAAATTGAGCAAAATCCTATTCTCGAATACAGCATCGAAGATGAGGCAAATGAAGAGGAAAACTGGGAAGAGGAAACCGTAGATCAAACAGAGGAAAAAGAAATAGACTTTGATGAATACAATTTAGAAATTTTAAAACAATTAGACGAAGATTTTCGTGATCATTTCTCTGAAAGCGGTCCTTACATTAAGGATAGGGAGGAGGATAAAAAAAAGAATTATTTAGAGAGCTCGATTCCACAAAAGCTTTCCCTCTATGATTGTTTAATGATTCAGGCTAAAGAAGTCTTTGTAGATGATCAACTGCACATGGCGGAGGCTGTAATCGGCTATTTAGATAATAAAGGCTTCTTAAATCATACTTTAGCAGAGATTGCTGCGTTATTTGAGTTTAATGAAAAAGATTTAAAAGAAGTTTTAAAGGTAATCCAAACATTTGAACCGAGCGGAGTTGGGGCTACTCATTTACAGGAATCATTACTTATTCAACTTACAAGGCTGCATAAAGAAAGCTCTCTTGCCTATCGATTGGTAGAGGATCATTTCGCTGATCTTATCCATAATAGAATTCCCAATATCCAAAAACAGCTCCGTTGTACTGCTAAAGAAATTCGCCAGGCCATCGAAAAGGACGTTGCCAAGCTAGATCTTCATCCAGGAATGGCTTATTCAAAAGAAATCACCCCTTACATTACCCCCGATGCGCAAATTCATCAAGAGGGGGAAAGCCTTATAGTGTATGTGAACGATGACACCATTAGTCCCTTAAGGCTGAATTCTAAGTACCTTAAGTTACTAGAAGATCCCCATCTTCCTCCTGAAACAAAGCAGTTTATCAAATTAAAAATTTTATCTGCTAGATGGCTTGTGAAAAATATTTCTCAAAGAAATGATACAATACGCCGCATTGCGGAAGCAATCGCTTCACGCCAAAGGCAATTTTTCATAGATCCTAATGGGCGCTTAATGCCATTGACAATGAAAATGCTGGCTAATGAACTTGACTTGCACGAGTCTACGATTGCAAGAGCTGTTTCTAATAAATACATTGCTACCCCACGGGGGATTCTTCCTATAAGATATTTTTTTTCAAATACCTACGTTTCTGATGAAGGTGAAGATATTTCAGCAAACACTGTCAAGGAGGTTTTAGCTGAAATAGTAAAAAATGAAGACAAAAGCAGACCCCTATCCGATCAAGCTATTTCTAAATTGATTAAGTTGCGTGGAATTTCCTGTGCGCGCAGAACAATCGCCAAGTACCGGGCTGAATTAAACATCGGTAATGCCTCGCAAAGGAAAAGATTTTAA
- a CDS encoding Tyrosine-specific transport protein 1 (Product derived from UniProtKB/Swiss-Prot:P44727;Gene name derived from UniProtKB/Swiss-Prot:P44727), which yields MHIFHSYSKVFGAVLLISGCCIGAGMLGLPLVSLEAGYIPTLLMFGFSWAFMASTGLLVLEINLRCGEGSNLMSMAETVLGKGAKYLVAILFAFLFYCLILAYISGTGALLEEIFSLPKWMGSLSICLLFGFIIYLGTRQVDTINRLFIFGLAVGYLSLIFLGISSVTIDNLKHIGWSYAVPVLPAMIISFGYHNLIPSLNTYLKGNVAGLRTAILIGSLIPLIVYLMWEFVFLGTVAHNSESVDAIKNGSMVTELFRTGSGSSLSVYAMQIFSFFAIITSLLTVAMSFVDFLIDGLRLKATQSHRALSCILVLLPPLFFSFFCANIFLTALNYAGAFGAVILFGILPVIMVWKGRYIDAVSRNEQLPGGKATLFFLAIFALFIFTMQLKIELGV from the coding sequence ATGCATATTTTTCATTCTTATTCAAAAGTTTTTGGCGCCGTTCTCTTAATTTCAGGGTGTTGTATCGGTGCCGGAATGTTGGGATTGCCGCTAGTTTCGTTGGAAGCAGGCTATATTCCCACACTACTAATGTTTGGCTTCAGCTGGGCATTTATGGCCTCCACCGGGCTCTTAGTTCTAGAAATCAATTTGCGTTGTGGGGAAGGCTCTAATCTGATGAGCATGGCCGAAACCGTATTAGGTAAGGGGGCAAAATACCTTGTAGCTATTCTCTTTGCTTTTCTTTTCTACTGCTTAATTTTAGCCTATATTTCCGGAACAGGTGCACTTCTCGAAGAAATTTTTTCTCTTCCTAAATGGATGGGCAGTTTGTCCATTTGTCTCTTATTTGGCTTTATTATCTATTTAGGGACAAGACAGGTCGATACAATAAATCGTCTTTTTATCTTTGGGCTAGCTGTTGGGTACCTTTCCTTAATTTTTTTAGGAATCTCCTCAGTTACTATTGACAATCTGAAGCACATCGGGTGGTCCTATGCTGTTCCTGTCCTTCCTGCAATGATCATTTCCTTCGGCTATCATAACTTGATTCCTAGCTTAAATACCTATTTAAAAGGAAATGTTGCGGGATTGAGAACGGCGATTTTGATAGGAAGTTTGATTCCTTTAATTGTTTATCTGATGTGGGAATTTGTTTTTCTAGGAACAGTCGCTCACAACTCTGAGAGTGTTGATGCAATTAAAAACGGGTCGATGGTGACCGAACTTTTCCGAACAGGTTCTGGTTCTTCCTTGTCTGTGTATGCTATGCAAATCTTCTCTTTTTTTGCGATTATCACCTCACTTTTAACTGTTGCAATGAGCTTTGTCGATTTTCTGATTGATGGCCTAAGGCTTAAAGCCACACAATCTCACCGTGCATTAAGTTGTATATTGGTCTTGCTGCCCCCGTTATTTTTTTCCTTTTTTTGCGCAAACATTTTTCTAACTGCATTAAATTATGCAGGCGCCTTCGGTGCTGTCATTTTATTTGGGATCTTACCTGTGATCATGGTTTGGAAAGGGCGCTATATTGATGCGGTTTCCAGAAATGAACAATTGCCAGGAGGAAAAGCCACTTTGTTTTTCTTAGCAATTTTTGCACTCTTCATTTTCACTATGCAGCTTAAAATAGAATTAGGAGTCTAA
- a CDS encoding Succinate dehydrogenase iron-sulfur subunit (Product derived from UniProtKB/Swiss-Prot:P08066;Gene name derived from UniProtKB/Swiss-Prot:P08066;EC number derived from UniProtKB/Swiss-Prot:P08066), whose amino-acid sequence MEADNSFILRVYRGHPGHQYWEEFELDLFPSANVISVLMEIQKNPVNREGKKVEPIVWEQGCLEEVCGSCSMLINSYPRQACTALIAPIIQETNSNVITLAPFSKFPLVRDLIVDRSSMFENLKKVHAWVDADGAFDRGPGPKISQEAQEMMYAISRCMTCGCCLEACPQINAHSKFLGPQITAQVRLFNTHPIGKMQRAKRLQPMMEEGGIGNCGNAQNCEKVCPKNIPLLDSIAAIGRDVTLQGLKNFFNSPERE is encoded by the coding sequence ATGGAAGCGGACAATTCTTTTATTTTGAGAGTTTATCGCGGTCATCCTGGTCATCAGTACTGGGAAGAATTTGAGCTCGATTTGTTTCCTTCTGCCAATGTGATCTCTGTTCTGATGGAAATACAAAAAAATCCTGTTAATCGAGAAGGGAAAAAAGTCGAACCCATTGTCTGGGAACAGGGATGTCTTGAAGAAGTTTGCGGGTCTTGCTCAATGCTCATCAATAGTTATCCAAGACAGGCCTGTACGGCTTTAATCGCACCGATTATACAAGAGACCAATAGCAATGTCATCACCTTGGCTCCTTTTTCTAAATTTCCTCTTGTTCGCGATCTTATTGTCGATCGTTCTTCCATGTTTGAAAACTTGAAAAAAGTCCATGCCTGGGTAGACGCAGATGGGGCTTTTGATCGAGGCCCTGGCCCAAAAATTAGCCAAGAAGCGCAAGAGATGATGTACGCTATTTCCCGGTGCATGACATGTGGGTGTTGTCTGGAAGCCTGTCCACAAATCAATGCCCATTCCAAATTTTTGGGTCCTCAAATTACAGCGCAAGTTAGGTTATTTAACACCCATCCTATTGGCAAAATGCAAAGAGCAAAAAGATTACAGCCTATGATGGAGGAGGGGGGAATTGGGAATTGCGGCAATGCACAAAATTGTGAAAAGGTTTGTCCCAAGAACATCCCCTTGTTAGATTCGATAGCTGCGATCGGACGAGATGTCACTTTGCAAGGGCTCAAGAACTTCTTCAACTCTCCAGAGAGAGAATAA
- a CDS encoding putative lipoate-protein ligase A (Product derived from UniProtKB/Trembl:D6YSS1;EC number derived from UniProtKB/Trembl:D6YSS1), with amino-acid sequence MEINFLRLDKLPIFQQLQIEEALLRTNDENWCIVNSGSAPAIVMGISANPSLVINHPLFLEKPLPVIRRFSGGGTVYIDEQTLFVTFILNGISFPDKMLEWSRDFYRPVFTDLPFFLKENDYALGEKKVGGNAQYFRKNRYLHHTSFLFDFKEENMSYLLYPPKTPVYREGRSHSDFLTKLSLHFPSQEAIVNKIEHELSKRYVMKLNALPRIESFLSLPHRKTTALVKICREVHDAHHECYLSF; translated from the coding sequence ATGGAAATTAATTTTCTGCGCTTAGATAAGCTCCCCATTTTCCAACAGTTACAAATTGAAGAAGCTCTTTTAAGAACGAATGATGAAAATTGGTGCATTGTTAATAGCGGTTCTGCACCTGCAATTGTGATGGGAATTTCGGCCAATCCTTCTCTTGTCATCAATCATCCTCTTTTTCTAGAAAAGCCCCTTCCGGTCATCCGAAGATTTAGTGGGGGAGGAACCGTCTATATTGATGAGCAAACACTTTTTGTGACATTTATTTTAAATGGCATAAGTTTCCCCGATAAAATGTTGGAATGGAGTCGCGATTTTTACCGACCCGTCTTCACTGATCTGCCTTTTTTTCTTAAAGAAAATGACTATGCCTTAGGCGAAAAAAAGGTAGGTGGCAATGCTCAGTATTTTCGTAAAAATCGCTATCTTCACCACACCTCCTTTTTATTTGATTTTAAAGAAGAGAACATGAGCTACCTTCTTTATCCTCCCAAAACCCCTGTCTATCGCGAAGGGAGGAGCCATAGCGATTTTTTAACCAAGTTATCTCTGCATTTTCCAAGCCAAGAGGCAATCGTCAATAAAATTGAGCACGAGCTCTCCAAACGCTACGTAATGAAGCTCAACGCCTTACCTAGAATAGAAAGTTTTTTATCACTGCCCCATCGAAAAACAACGGCACTTGTCAAAATCTGCAGAGAAGTTCATGATGCGCATCATGAATGCTATCTTAGTTTTTAA
- a CDS encoding Tyrosine-specific transport protein (Product derived from UniProtKB/Swiss-Prot:P0AAD5;Gene name derived from UniProtKB/Swiss-Prot:P0AAD5) has translation MNRFIGGILLVSGTTIGAGMLALPVVTGFAGFFPSAILLLFFWAYMTYTALLILEVNLWMKNKHANMITMAQETLGSWGHFASWVIYLFLLYALTTAYLAGCGPIVVDFIQSLTGIDLPKEAGTLPLLVIFVYFIYKGTRSVDYLNRLLMIGLAISYMIMVVLSFPYIQPKLLQHVDSKGLIIGTSVIATSFGFHIIIPSLSAYLEKDVKKIKWAIVIGSLIPLTIYLVWQMLVLGIIPLNLLRSGYEEGANGAQLLSNLLEHTELALVARFLAFFAIVTSFLGVSLSLADFLADGFKIEKTSSGKGIVCLLTFGPPIAFALSNPRAFFVALDYAGTFGVVLLLGLMPALMVWFGKEKFKTDASYQAPGGKVLLITSIALSLMLIAMELAIKLNFINITV, from the coding sequence ATGAATCGTTTCATAGGAGGCATCCTTTTAGTCTCCGGAACAACAATAGGGGCAGGCATGCTTGCGTTACCTGTTGTGACAGGATTCGCGGGGTTTTTCCCATCAGCTATTCTTCTCCTCTTTTTCTGGGCTTATATGACCTACACAGCCCTTTTGATTTTAGAAGTGAATCTTTGGATGAAGAATAAGCATGCTAATATGATCACAATGGCGCAGGAAACACTTGGGTCTTGGGGGCATTTTGCAAGCTGGGTGATCTACTTGTTTTTACTCTATGCTTTAACGACTGCCTACTTAGCGGGCTGCGGACCAATTGTTGTCGATTTTATCCAATCGCTGACAGGCATAGATCTGCCTAAGGAAGCCGGTACTCTGCCTTTATTAGTGATCTTTGTCTATTTTATCTATAAAGGAACGCGCTCGGTGGATTATTTGAATCGACTTTTGATGATTGGTCTTGCCATAAGCTATATGATTATGGTTGTTCTATCTTTTCCTTATATTCAGCCAAAGCTTCTGCAGCATGTAGATTCTAAGGGCTTAATTATCGGGACCTCGGTTATTGCAACCTCGTTTGGCTTTCATATTATTATTCCAAGCCTGTCTGCGTATTTAGAAAAGGATGTAAAGAAAATAAAATGGGCTATTGTGATCGGAAGTTTAATTCCTCTTACAATTTACTTGGTCTGGCAGATGCTTGTTTTGGGAATTATCCCCTTAAATTTATTGAGGAGTGGGTATGAGGAGGGAGCTAACGGCGCTCAGCTATTATCTAATCTCCTTGAGCATACTGAATTAGCTTTAGTTGCGCGATTTTTAGCCTTTTTTGCCATTGTGACCTCTTTCCTGGGTGTTTCTTTGAGCTTAGCAGACTTTTTAGCTGACGGCTTCAAAATTGAAAAAACGTCTTCTGGAAAAGGGATTGTTTGCCTGCTTACCTTTGGCCCTCCCATTGCCTTTGCTTTGAGCAACCCAAGAGCCTTTTTTGTTGCGCTAGACTATGCCGGAACCTTTGGGGTTGTGCTTTTGCTAGGTCTAATGCCAGCCTTGATGGTTTGGTTTGGCAAAGAAAAATTTAAAACAGATGC
- a CDS encoding Uncharacterized protein (Product derived from UniProtKB/Trembl:D1R973): MPLGCLFSIQKAAFFVFKGKLSLLLFLLFIKALLVGLIIPFVGIGLGPDEAQYWTWSKELSWGYYSKPPGIAWQIWVGTQIFGDSELGVRFGSLVLGSFLPLAVFYLAKATQLTEETAFWAALIMAFTPLGFLATFFAITDVGVVLFWVLSLIPLIKSIEDNTKPNAVLIGILIACGALFKWQIYWIWLLIFSLLFFIPILRNWSLFITFLLSLIGLLPSLYWNMTHEWATFRHVGSTMQGPEGALLKGNFLDFFGAQTALVSPIIFIMLLISFRKLKNSKISLRVLGGSCLAILILHCVLAIFKKVQGNWCDYAYPAGFVFLAWACKEEHNLKWLKAGLLLSIILVVSAFSLPYLQQRFQLSFKLNPFRHNVGWQKLERLLPEIGFEPKEDFLFASSYQTVSLLSFYNEQQGRAYFFNLHGIRKNQFSFWPQMAEEVRNKVGYYFVIENGRNVEQRLGNETPFYQKKLAPYFREVHCLGIFPLCQVQDEGWKAVLVFKCIQYNGSSPYFKNKY, encoded by the coding sequence TTGCCTTTAGGATGTTTATTTTCTATTCAAAAGGCAGCTTTTTTTGTGTTTAAAGGCAAATTATCTCTTCTCCTTTTCCTGCTTTTTATTAAAGCCCTTCTTGTTGGCTTAATCATCCCATTTGTAGGAATTGGCCTAGGACCTGACGAAGCACAATACTGGACTTGGAGCAAAGAGCTTTCTTGGGGTTATTACAGTAAGCCCCCAGGGATTGCCTGGCAAATCTGGGTAGGGACACAAATTTTTGGTGATTCTGAACTGGGTGTGCGCTTTGGCTCTTTGGTTTTAGGATCTTTTCTGCCACTTGCTGTATTTTACCTTGCTAAAGCAACACAACTTACAGAAGAGACGGCATTTTGGGCTGCTTTAATCATGGCCTTCACTCCTCTTGGGTTTTTAGCAACCTTTTTCGCGATTACAGATGTCGGTGTTGTTTTATTTTGGGTGTTGAGCTTAATTCCGCTCATTAAAAGTATTGAAGACAATACAAAGCCGAATGCTGTTTTAATCGGCATTCTAATTGCCTGTGGCGCTCTTTTTAAATGGCAAATTTACTGGATTTGGCTCCTCATTTTTTCCTTGCTTTTTTTCATTCCTATCTTAAGAAACTGGTCTCTTTTTATAACTTTCCTATTATCCCTAATAGGGTTATTACCAAGCCTCTACTGGAACATGACCCATGAGTGGGCCACTTTTCGCCACGTGGGGTCTACAATGCAGGGGCCTGAAGGCGCTTTATTAAAAGGAAATTTTTTAGATTTTTTCGGGGCACAGACAGCTTTAGTTTCTCCTATAATTTTTATAATGCTTCTTATTTCTTTTAGAAAGTTAAAAAACTCTAAGATCTCTTTAAGAGTGCTGGGTGGGAGTTGTCTTGCCATTCTTATTCTGCATTGTGTATTAGCAATTTTTAAAAAAGTGCAAGGCAATTGGTGCGATTATGCCTATCCTGCAGGATTTGTGTTTTTAGCTTGGGCTTGCAAAGAAGAACACAACCTCAAATGGCTCAAGGCAGGTCTTTTGCTTTCAATCATTCTTGTTGTCAGTGCTTTTTCATTACCCTATCTGCAACAACGTTTCCAGCTTTCGTTTAAATTAAATCCTTTTCGCCATAACGTAGGGTGGCAAAAGCTAGAGCGACTTCTTCCAGAAATAGGTTTTGAACCAAAAGAAGACTTTTTATTCGCCAGCTCCTATCAAACGGTGAGCCTGCTGAGTTTTTACAATGAGCAGCAAGGGCGCGCTTACTTTTTTAACCTTCATGGAATAAGGAAAAATCAGTTTTCTTTCTGGCCTCAAATGGCTGAAGAAGTAAGAAATAAAGTGGGTTATTACTTTGTTATAGAAAATGGAAGAAACGTAGAGCAACGGCTTGGAAACGAAACCCCCTTTTATCAAAAAAAATTAGCACCTTACTTCCGCGAAGTGCATTGTCTTGGAATTTTTCCGTTATGCCAGGTTCAAGACGAAGGCTGGAAAGCGGTCTTAGTTTTTAAATGCATTCAATATAACGGATCAAGCCCTTATTTCAAAAATAAGTATTAA
- a CDS encoding tRNA uridine 5-carboxymethylaminomethyl modification enzyme MnmG (Product derived from UniProtKB/Swiss-Prot:Q6MA36;Gene name derived from UniProtKB/Swiss-Prot:Q6MA36) codes for MWNYPVEYDVIVMGGGHAGCEAAAAAARMGCKTLLLTMNLDTIAKMSCNPAIGGIAKGHMVREIDALGGEMGKVADCTGIQFRMLNATRGPAVWAPRAQADKVAYQFEMKHRLERIPNLEIKQGTIEELLVKDCRIEGVITKEGIIYHTKTLILSSGTFLRGLLHIGETNYSGGRAGDQPSTGLSKSLEHYGFKLGRLKTGTPPRVNKRSIDYSLTEEQVGDQGVKFSFDDEGIPRLPQVSCHITYTTEETKKIILSNIHRSPMYSGKIQGIGPRYCPSIEDKIVRFSDKERHQIFLEPEGLQTQEVYVNGVSSSLPFDVQLQFIKSIPALRNAEIMRPAYAIEYDYVTCGQMNASLESRILGGLFLAGQINGTSGYEEAAAQGLMAGINAANSVLGKPPLILKRSEAYIGVMIDDLVTKGLDEPYRMFTSRAEHRLLLRQDNADLRLREYGYQAGIIDAARHQALKKKQKVIEDEVKAFAKIFKQVNGKSYNLAQLLCRPEISYADLKRDYPESVSCHGDETNMQIELTLKYAGYIERQLGEVQKLAHVENIRVPKGFDFNLVTGLRNEAKQKLSQHVPETLGQAVRISGVSPADISVLMIALKRQASTCE; via the coding sequence ATGTGGAATTATCCTGTAGAATATGATGTCATCGTAATGGGTGGGGGTCATGCTGGTTGCGAAGCTGCTGCTGCTGCTGCTCGCATGGGGTGTAAAACTCTTCTTCTCACAATGAATCTCGACACAATTGCCAAAATGAGTTGTAACCCAGCCATTGGGGGCATTGCCAAAGGGCACATGGTGCGGGAAATTGATGCTCTAGGCGGAGAGATGGGCAAAGTTGCCGACTGCACCGGTATTCAATTCCGCATGCTCAATGCCACACGCGGTCCGGCGGTTTGGGCTCCACGCGCACAGGCCGATAAAGTTGCTTATCAATTTGAGATGAAGCACCGGCTTGAAAGAATCCCTAATTTGGAAATTAAGCAGGGAACGATCGAAGAACTTTTGGTAAAGGATTGCCGAATTGAAGGGGTCATTACTAAAGAAGGGATCATTTACCACACCAAAACATTGATTCTCTCTTCTGGAACATTTCTGAGAGGGTTACTGCACATTGGAGAAACAAATTATTCTGGTGGCAGAGCAGGAGATCAACCATCAACCGGTCTTTCTAAGAGCCTAGAACATTATGGCTTTAAATTAGGCCGTCTAAAAACAGGGACGCCTCCTAGAGTAAATAAGCGCTCCATCGATTACTCTTTAACTGAAGAGCAAGTCGGCGATCAAGGAGTGAAATTTTCTTTTGATGATGAGGGAATTCCACGATTACCCCAGGTCTCATGTCATATTACCTACACTACTGAAGAGACCAAAAAAATTATTTTGAGCAATATTCACCGTTCCCCAATGTACTCTGGAAAAATTCAGGGGATTGGTCCTCGCTATTGCCCTTCGATTGAAGATAAAATCGTTCGCTTTAGCGATAAAGAAAGGCATCAGATTTTCTTAGAACCTGAAGGCTTACAAACCCAAGAGGTTTATGTAAACGGTGTTTCTTCTTCGCTACCTTTTGATGTTCAATTGCAGTTTATAAAGAGCATTCCGGCATTACGCAATGCCGAAATTATGCGTCCTGCCTATGCAATTGAGTACGATTATGTAACGTGTGGCCAAATGAATGCTTCGTTAGAATCTAGAATTCTCGGGGGCTTATTCCTTGCTGGACAAATCAATGGCACTTCTGGTTATGAAGAGGCAGCTGCACAAGGGTTAATGGCGGGAATAAATGCTGCGAATTCCGTATTGGGAAAACCCCCATTAATTTTGAAAAGATCGGAAGCCTACATTGGCGTTATGATCGATGATCTTGTTACAAAAGGGTTAGATGAGCCTTATCGTATGTTTACTAGCCGAGCAGAGCATCGTCTGTTGTTAAGACAAGATAATGCCGATCTTCGTTTAAGAGAATATGGTTACCAGGCGGGCATTATCGATGCTGCACGCCACCAAGCTCTTAAAAAGAAGCAAAAGGTAATTGAAGATGAAGTAAAAGCCTTTGCTAAAATTTTCAAGCAAGTCAATGGCAAAAGCTATAATTTGGCACAGCTATTATGCCGTCCGGAGATCTCCTACGCAGACCTCAAACGGGATTATCCAGAAAGCGTAAGTTGCCATGGTGATGAGACAAATATGCAAATTGAGCTCACCTTAAAGTACGCAGGATACATTGAGCGTCAGCTTGGTGAAGTGCAGAAACTTGCTCATGTAGAAAATATTCGTGTGCCAAAAGGCTTTGATTTTAACCTAGTAACAGGGTTAAGAAATGAAGCAAAACAAAAGTTAAGCCAGCACGTGCCTGAGACACTCGGGCAAGCTGTACGCATTTCCGGTGTGTCTCCTGCCGATATTTCTGTTTTGATGATTGCTTTGAAGCGGCAGGCGAGTACTTGCGAATGA
- a CDS encoding Acetate kinase (Product derived from UniProtKB/Swiss-Prot:Q6MBG3;Gene name derived from UniProtKB/Swiss-Prot:Q6MBG3;EC number derived from UniProtKB/Swiss-Prot:Q6MBG3): MMRIMNAILVFNAGSTSLKFSLFQATSRLFPIDTQPVFKGLVEKEGRRYRLVLQERGGKTVFPLRAATLLEAALKVKDFLPLNDVRAVGHRVVHGGAFFTQPVILNRNEMSKIKKVSSLAPLHNPMNLEGVKIAKKLLPKALQIAVFDTAFHSSIPLEHQVYPIPYRFFKKGIRRYGFHGINHQYCMEKIRVLLKGKIQDKKLINCHLGGGASLAAIVNGQSRDTTMGFTPLDGLMMSTRSGSIDPGIILYLLESEKMSANVLNKCLNDESGLKGICQLGDMRDIFKAREKGNEQAELALELYIQSLVKGIAAMAASLGGIDLLSFSGGIGENVAEIRQRACEALAFLNIKIEREVNEQCSTDTLISARDSRVKVFRIQANEEWLIAKETLALMS, encoded by the coding sequence ATGATGCGCATCATGAATGCTATCTTAGTTTTTAATGCTGGGTCTACTTCCTTAAAGTTTTCCCTTTTTCAAGCGACGTCGCGCCTTTTTCCCATCGATACTCAACCTGTTTTTAAGGGGCTTGTTGAAAAAGAGGGGAGGAGATACCGCTTAGTTCTTCAAGAAAGAGGAGGGAAAACAGTTTTTCCTTTGCGAGCGGCAACATTGCTTGAGGCAGCTCTAAAAGTAAAAGATTTTTTGCCATTAAATGACGTAAGGGCTGTGGGGCATCGCGTTGTGCATGGAGGAGCTTTTTTTACACAACCTGTCATTCTTAACAGAAACGAAATGAGTAAAATCAAAAAAGTATCGTCGCTGGCCCCTTTACACAATCCTATGAATCTTGAAGGGGTTAAGATAGCCAAAAAGCTTTTACCCAAAGCCTTACAAATCGCTGTGTTCGACACTGCTTTTCATAGCTCTATTCCCTTGGAGCATCAAGTCTATCCAATTCCTTATCGTTTTTTTAAAAAAGGGATTCGACGCTATGGGTTTCATGGGATCAACCATCAATACTGCATGGAAAAAATCCGTGTGCTTCTAAAGGGGAAAATACAGGACAAGAAGCTTATCAATTGCCACTTAGGCGGGGGTGCTTCTCTGGCTGCAATTGTCAATGGACAAAGCCGGGATACCACTATGGGTTTTACACCACTTGATGGACTGATGATGTCGACTCGCTCTGGAAGTATTGACCCAGGAATTATCCTTTATCTTCTCGAATCGGAAAAAATGAGCGCTAATGTTTTAAATAAATGCTTAAATGATGAGTCGGGTTTGAAGGGTATCTGTCAGTTAGGAGATATGCGCGACATTTTTAAAGCTCGTGAAAAGGGTAATGAACAAGCTGAGCTTGCATTAGAATTATACATTCAGTCGTTAGTTAAAGGGATTGCCGCTATGGCCGCTTCTTTGGGTGGTATCGATTTGCTCTCTTTTTCTGGAGGTATTGGAGAAAATGTTGCTGAAATTCGCCAGAGAGCCTGTGAAGCCCTTGCCTTTTTAAACATCAAAATTGAGAGAGAAGTTAATGAACAGTGTTCCACTGATACTCTCATCTCTGCCAGGGATTCACGCGTGAAAGTGTTCCGCATTCAGGCAAACGAGGAGTGGTTGATCGCAAAAGAGACCCTTGCTCTGATGTCATGA